The following proteins are co-located in the Mesorhizobium sp. M1E.F.Ca.ET.045.02.1.1 genome:
- a CDS encoding serine/threonine-protein kinase, which translates to MSDDDKTRISPNLAYAGVGTQLSGIYELDERIASGGMGEVYRGHNIQTGDHVAIKIVLPEFARDQTILSLFRKEASILNHLSHDAVVRYHVFTIDPGIGRPYLAMEFVDGQSLFDVMRRGPMPTPDVRRLCHRLASGLSAVHQAGAVHRDLSPDNIILPGGRVERAKIIDFGIARSANVGGETLIGGKFAGKYNYVSPEQLGLFGGEVSEQSDIYSLGLVLAAALRGKPLDMSGSQFEVVEKRRTVPDLSDIDPDFRALIEAMLQPDPQDRPASMAEIARATRDEDLDATLPPPAAFGPRERSGLPRAGWTAAPDAGSQASTVPGEQRFVPHVRPAHLSEPRPSPAATPPRAATAAVQKKASRTPAIAVGAVAALAIVASAGLYFSGVMSPQAPATEKLTPLAPKPAPKPVADASRPKPTAPAEAQPEATKPDSSATIEPAKPVAPALPQPEDKTVQQQAEAETEQKPAQPAETPVPPPGPEAPPATEVQEPAQKTSPALQPESPANNNQAQAPQPAEAKPAQPPTEKLPTPAPAPKAAENQKPAPPAGEPPTAKASGPSQAEGENTAAQEAKPPATKPSASDLIDALSKLPKPKAPSPAENQAQAPPAGQPKVPEAASQPETPSASAQPAPLPQPGTKEPQNTDVAINLPKPGIPPTASAQRASWVRDFSGGDCFYASLTSATDSAAAIEGFGTAVQPFEQMLNDFQSKFHLEPDISVRLIDQPQCEVTRFLRFLDRSGAEKPQLVLDRMSVPDGSPISGTLATRGGLISNVMLIDHKGIAFNLDDRMVAQPGKATFNIPIGLGAADKAAGKAVPQIMLAITGPRDIQAAMFSRPTPASELLPKILEEIGTDGAQFSATAKYFRLGG; encoded by the coding sequence ATGAGTGACGACGACAAGACGCGGATTTCGCCGAACCTCGCCTATGCGGGCGTCGGCACGCAGCTTAGCGGTATTTACGAACTCGACGAGCGCATCGCGTCCGGCGGCATGGGGGAGGTCTATCGCGGCCACAACATCCAGACCGGCGATCATGTCGCGATCAAGATCGTGCTGCCCGAATTCGCCCGCGACCAGACGATCCTGTCCTTGTTCCGCAAGGAGGCGTCGATCCTCAACCACCTGTCGCACGACGCGGTCGTGCGATATCACGTCTTCACCATCGATCCGGGGATCGGCCGCCCCTACCTGGCGATGGAATTCGTGGACGGCCAGTCGCTGTTCGACGTCATGCGGCGCGGCCCGATGCCGACGCCGGATGTACGCAGGCTCTGCCACCGCCTCGCCTCGGGCCTGAGCGCGGTGCATCAGGCCGGCGCGGTCCACCGCGATCTCTCTCCCGACAACATCATCCTGCCCGGCGGCAGGGTCGAGCGCGCCAAGATCATCGACTTCGGCATAGCGCGCTCGGCGAATGTCGGCGGCGAGACGCTGATCGGCGGAAAGTTCGCCGGCAAATACAACTACGTCTCGCCCGAACAGCTCGGCCTCTTCGGCGGTGAGGTCAGCGAGCAGTCGGATATCTACAGTCTTGGACTGGTGCTGGCCGCCGCGCTGCGCGGAAAGCCGCTCGACATGAGCGGCTCGCAGTTCGAGGTCGTCGAAAAGCGCCGGACCGTGCCGGATTTGTCGGATATCGACCCCGATTTCCGCGCACTCATCGAAGCGATGCTGCAGCCGGATCCTCAAGACCGGCCTGCCAGCATGGCCGAGATCGCCAGGGCAACGCGCGACGAGGATCTCGACGCGACGTTGCCGCCGCCTGCTGCCTTTGGTCCGCGCGAGCGATCGGGCCTGCCGCGCGCCGGATGGACCGCGGCGCCGGACGCCGGGTCCCAGGCTTCGACCGTCCCCGGCGAACAACGCTTCGTTCCGCATGTGCGGCCGGCGCATCTGTCGGAGCCGCGACCTTCGCCGGCGGCGACTCCGCCGAGGGCCGCCACGGCTGCAGTGCAGAAAAAAGCGTCGAGGACCCCGGCCATAGCCGTTGGCGCCGTGGCGGCATTGGCTATCGTGGCGAGCGCCGGGCTCTATTTCAGCGGTGTCATGTCGCCTCAGGCGCCGGCGACCGAAAAGCTCACGCCTCTCGCGCCGAAGCCGGCGCCAAAACCTGTTGCGGATGCTTCGAGGCCTAAGCCGACGGCACCAGCCGAGGCGCAGCCGGAAGCAACGAAACCCGACAGCTCTGCCACCATCGAGCCGGCGAAGCCTGTCGCTCCCGCCCTGCCGCAACCGGAAGACAAGACCGTCCAACAACAGGCGGAGGCCGAGACCGAGCAGAAACCGGCGCAACCTGCCGAGACTCCCGTGCCGCCCCCTGGACCCGAGGCGCCACCGGCAACGGAAGTCCAAGAGCCCGCTCAAAAGACGTCGCCTGCCCTCCAGCCGGAGAGCCCGGCCAACAACAATCAGGCGCAAGCCCCGCAGCCCGCGGAGGCCAAACCGGCACAGCCGCCAACCGAGAAATTGCCGACGCCCGCTCCCGCGCCCAAGGCAGCGGAAAATCAGAAGCCGGCGCCGCCAGCCGGCGAGCCGCCAACGGCCAAGGCGTCGGGACCGAGCCAGGCGGAAGGGGAAAACACCGCGGCACAGGAAGCAAAGCCGCCGGCGACAAAGCCCAGCGCTTCGGACCTCATAGACGCGCTGTCCAAGTTGCCCAAGCCGAAGGCTCCCTCGCCTGCGGAAAACCAGGCACAGGCGCCGCCTGCCGGCCAGCCGAAGGTGCCCGAAGCGGCCAGCCAACCGGAAACACCGAGCGCATCGGCACAACCGGCACCATTGCCACAGCCTGGCACCAAGGAACCTCAGAATACGGACGTCGCCATCAACCTGCCCAAACCGGGGATTCCGCCGACGGCATCGGCGCAGCGCGCCTCCTGGGTGCGCGACTTCAGCGGCGGTGATTGTTTCTACGCGAGCCTGACATCGGCAACGGACAGCGCTGCGGCGATCGAGGGTTTTGGAACCGCGGTGCAGCCTTTCGAGCAGATGCTCAACGATTTCCAGTCGAAGTTCCATCTCGAGCCGGACATCAGCGTTCGCCTCATCGACCAGCCGCAATGCGAGGTGACCAGGTTCCTGCGTTTCCTCGACCGGAGCGGGGCGGAAAAGCCGCAGCTCGTTCTCGACCGGATGTCCGTGCCGGACGGCTCGCCGATCAGCGGCACGCTGGCGACTCGGGGCGGGCTGATCTCCAACGTGATGCTGATCGACCACAAGGGCATCGCGTTCAACCTCGACGACCGCATGGTGGCGCAACCGGGCAAGGCGACGTTCAACATCCCGATCGGCCTCGGCGCCGCCGACAAGGCGGCCGGCAAGGCCGTGCCGCAGATCATGCTGGCGATCACCGGCCCACGGGACATCCAGGCCGCTATGTTCTCGAGGCCGACGCCGGCTTCGGAGCTGTTGCCAAAGATCCTCGAGGAGATAGGGACCGACGGCGCGCAGTTCTCCGCCACCGCCAAATATTTCCGGCTTGGCGGATAG
- a CDS encoding DUF1036 domain-containing protein, producing the protein MELRRPHSLFQPPLRRNRGWLTLRDRIWLAALVGAALSIFVTSKARAEFTVCNQTLDVVNLAVGQKVDDADQTDGWWTIGANQCVNVIREELANRYIYVYATDVFGHAILNGSIEMCIDRRRFSIRGIDECWQRGHIAARFVEVDTQEQVRWTYFLTGNSP; encoded by the coding sequence ATGGAACTCCGCCGCCCGCATTCATTGTTCCAGCCACCGCTACGCAGGAACCGTGGTTGGCTCACTCTTCGTGACCGCATATGGCTTGCCGCGCTTGTCGGCGCGGCGCTCTCAATCTTTGTGACCAGCAAGGCGCGTGCGGAATTCACCGTCTGCAACCAGACGCTCGATGTCGTCAACCTCGCCGTCGGACAGAAGGTCGATGATGCCGACCAGACGGACGGCTGGTGGACGATCGGCGCCAACCAGTGCGTCAACGTCATCCGCGAGGAACTGGCCAACCGCTACATCTACGTCTATGCGACGGACGTCTTCGGCCATGCGATCCTCAACGGATCGATCGAGATGTGCATCGACCGGCGCCGCTTTTCGATACGCGGCATCGACGAATGCTGGCAGCGCGGCCATATCGCCGCGCGCTTCGTCGAGGTCGATACGCAGGAGCAGGTGCGCTGGACGTATTTCCTGACCGGAAACAGCCCGTGA